The following nucleotide sequence is from Streptomyces sp. HUAS CB01.
GGGCGGGAGATCGGTGTCGGCCATGCCGGGGACGGTACGGTGAGCGGCACGCGCGCGCATCCGAATTGCCGCGCACCGGCAGGGCGTCGGCCGGTGCCCCCGTCGGCACTCGAGCGGAGTCCCGGCGGCGCGCTGCCGCCGTCCCGCCCACTCCGGTCGTCCGCGGTGCTCCCCGCTCCCGCCGAATCCCCTGGTTCCTGTCGCTCCGGTCGCTCAGGTGGTCCCGCTGCTCCCGGTCGCACTCACTGTGCTCCCGGTCGCACTCACTGGCGCGCGCAGCGCAGGCCGCACGGGCCGTTCGTCGCGGGCGCTCACGGAACGCGCTGCGCCAGCACGGTCAGCGGATCGTCCAGCACCGGCTGCCAGGCCAGTTCGGCGGCGCCCACCAGGCTGTTGTGGTCGAGGGTGCAGGGCAGGATCGGCACACTGCCGCTGCGGCCCCAGAGGCTGCGGTCGGCGACCACTGCTCGCAACCGCTCGGGATCGGCGTCGAGCAGTTCACGGTGGAGACCGCCGAGGATGATGCGGTCCGGATTGAGGATGTTGACGAGCCCCGCGAGTCCGAGGCCCAGCCGGTCGACGATCTCCTCGGCCGCCGCCCGTACCGTCGGGTCGCCGTACTCCGTGCGCAGCAGGTCCCTGGACTGCTGGAGCAGGGAGACCTCGGGGCCGGGGGCACGGCCGGCCGCCGTGAGGAACGCGAGGGGGTCGGCCTCCACGTCGAGGCAGCCTCGGCTGCCGCAATGGCAGGCACGCCCCTCGGGGTTGACGGTGAGGTGGCCCACCTCCAGGGCGAGGCCGGAGCTGCCGGTGTGCAGTCTGCCGTCGAGGACGAGCGCGCCGCCGACGCCGCGGTGGCCGGTGGCGACACAGAGGAGGTGCTGTGCTCCGCGGCCGGCACCGTGCCGGTGCTCGGCGAGGGCGGCGAGGTTGACGTCGTTGCCGGTGAAGGCGGGCCCCGTGACACCGGCCGCCCGCACGCAGTCGGCGAAGATGTCACGCACCGGAACGCCCGCCGGCCAGGCGAGGTGCAGCGGATTGAGGGCGGTGCCCTCGGGCTCGGCGACGGCGGAGGGGACGGCGAGCCCGGCGCCGACGCAGTGGCGGCCGGACTCCTTCAGCAGTTCCGCGCCCGCGTGCACGACCTCGCCGAGCACCTGCGCCGGATCGGCGGAGACCGTGACGCAGCCGGGCGCGGTGGCGACGATCGTGCCCCCGAGTCCCACCAGCGCGGCCCGGAACCCGTCCGCGTGCACCTGGGCGGCGAGAGCGACGGGGCCCTTCTCGTCCACGGCGAGACGGTGGGAGGGGCGCCCCTGGGAACCGGCGGCCGCCCCGGGCCGGGAGTCCACCCGGATGAGGCCGAGCGCCTCCAGTTCGGCGGCGACCGCGCCGGCCGTGGCCCTGGTGACGCCCAGCTCGGAGGTCAGCACGGCCCGGGTGGGCGCGCGACCCGTGTGGACCAGTTCCAGTGCGGGGCCGAGGGCGCTGCGACCTCTCTCCAGCCGCGTCCGGGTGCTCGTCACCTTGCCGTTCATGGGCGCAGTCTCCCATGATCCCGCAGGCCGGGGGACACTTCGGCGGGGCACTCGCCCGGGGCGCGGGAGCGGCGTCGGGGCTCTCTGCCGGTGCGGGCGGACACCGTCTCCGTTCCCCTCCCGTCCGGCCGGACCCCGTCTCCGTTCCCCTCCCGTCCGGCCGGACACCGTCTCCGTTCGGCCGGGCCTCGGCCCGTCGTCTCGGTCGGCCCCGCCCTCGTCGGGTGCGCGGTTCACCCGGGAGCGCCGGCGGTCACTTCCCCAGTCTCGTTCCCGGCCTCCTCCCCGGCCGCGCGCCGGGCCGGTCGGCTCGGTTGTGCGGGAGCGGCGGCCGCCCCTATCCTGACTTTGTGCCGCTACTAAACAAACCCTCCTCGCCCCTCGCTCTCTCCCTCTCCCGGCTCCGGATCGCCCTCACCGTCTTCTTCGCCCTGGACGGGTTCCTCTTCGCGGGCTGGGTCGTCCGCATCCCCGCCATCAAGGAGCAGACCGGCGCCTCGGCGAGCGATCTGGGCCTCGCCCTGCTCGGCGTGTCCGCCGGGGCCGTGGTGACGATGACGCTCACGGGACGCCTGTGCGCGCGTTTCGGAAGCCATCCGCTGACCGTCGCGGCCGCGGTCCTGCTCTCCCTCAGCATCGCGCTGCCGGCGCAGACGCACTCCGCCCTCACCCTGGGGCTGGTGCTGCTGGTGTTCGGCGCCGCCTACGGCGGGATCAACGTGGCCATGAACAGCGCCGCCGTGGACCTCGTCGCCGTTCTGCGACGGCCCGTCATGCCCAGCTTCCACGCGGCCTTCAGCCTCGGCGGCATGATCGGCGCCGGTCTCGGCGGGCTGGTGGCCGCGGGCCTCTCCCCCGCCTCCCATCTGCTGGTCCTCACGGTGACCGGGCTCGTCGTCACCGCCGTGGCCGGTCCGGTCCTGCTGCGGCACCCCTCCCCCACCGCCCACGAGGGCACCGGCCCGGCCCCGTCCTCCGGCGCACGCGGGGACGACCGGGCCCAGCTCTCCGGACGTACGCGGCGGCTCGTCGTGGTCTTCGGCGTCATCGCCCTGTGCACCGCGTACGGCGAAGGTGCCCTCGCCGACTGGGGAGCGCTCCATCTGGAGCAGGACCTCGGGGCGCACGCGGGCGTGGCGGCCGCCGGATACTCGCTGTTCGCGCTGGCGATGACCGCGGGCCGGCTGTCCGGCACCACGCTGCTGGAACGGCTCGGGCAGACCCGGACACTGGTCGCGGGCGGGCTGACCGCCGCGGTCGGCATGCTGCTCGGCTCGCTGGCTCCGACGGTCTGGCTGGCCCTGCTGGGCTTCGCCGTGACCGGACTCGGGCTGGCGAACATCTTCCCCGTCGCGGTGGCACGTGCGGGCGCGCTCGCCGGGCCCAGCGGTGTGGCCACCGCCTCCACGCTGGGCTACGGCGGCATGCTGCTCGGGCCCCCCGCCATCGGCTTCCTCGCCGACTGGTTCTCGCTGCCGGTGGCGCTGACGACGGTGGCCGTGCTCGCCGCCGTGGCCGCGGTGATCGGCTTTGCGGCACGCCGGACGCCGGCCGTGCAGGACTCGGCACGGGCCGAGAGCCGGCGGCCTGCGTCCGAGCCGGCATCCGCCGAGCCGTGCCGGACCGTGCGCCGCTGACGACGGCCGCAGCGCGGGCCGCGCCCGTGGGGCCGCGCCAAGCCACGGGGCCCGCCCCCACGCCCGCCACGCGGACAACGGGACAGTGCGTCCCGCGCCCTGCCGGCCCGGGAGCGGGAACGGGAGCGGCGGGGCCGTCGTCGCCATGCCTTGCCCGGGCACGGGCGACGGGCGCGGCGGCCGTACCGCCGAACGGTCCGGAATGGGACGCGACGTACGGGCGTTGGCAACAGGATGACCGATCTCTCCCCCGATGAGCCGGACCTCTCGGCCGAGCGGAGGGCCGCCCGCGAGCGGCTCGCTGCCGACCGTGCGGGGACGCGCGAGCGGATCGACGCCCTGAACCGGGAGTACGAGGGAATCGTCGAGGCGAACGCCCTGGTGGCCGTCGACGACGAACACGACCCCGAAGGATCGAGCACCGCCTTCGAGCGCGCTCATGTCGCCGCGCTGCTGGCCCAGGCGCGCGAGCACCTGGCCGATCTCGATCTGGCGCTGGACCGGCTGGAACGGGGCGGCTACGGGCGCTGCGAGACATGCGGCGAGCCGATCCCCCCGGAGCGGCTGGAAGTGCGCCCGGCAGCGACCACCTGCGTTCGCTGCGCCGCCACGCCCCGCCGACGCTGACGCCGCCCCGGCCGCTCCCCGCGCCGCGACGCCCGGCACCGGCACCGGCACGCAGGCACCGACACGGCCCCGGACGACGGACCGCGCCCGAACCGCCGAACCTCCCCTCACACCGCCTCCCCCGCCCCCGTCGTCCCACCACCGGCTCGTCCCACCACCGGCACAACGCGCCGCGCCGGCAGCCGAGTACCGGCCCCTGAATGAGTACCGGCTCCCTGAGTACCCGTACTCAGGCACAGCGCCGCTCACCGTGCGCACCATGGACGCATCGACATCAGGGGGCATCCGCCATGACACTCCGGTTCAGCAACGCCCGGCGCCTGCCGGGCCTCGTCCGGACGGCCGTCGCCAGTCCCGCTTCCCTCGCGTACCTCGGCGTCGTCGTCGCCACGGCCGTCTTCGTCGCCGTGGACACCCTGTTCGTGCACCACGAGGACGCCTCGCTCGCCGGCGTCTGGCTGTTCCTCCTCGCCGCGCCGGCCGTCTTCCTCTTTCTGATCGCCGGCTCGCTGCTGGGCGACGGGGTCGCCGGCTCCGCCTGGTTCCTCTACCCCTCGCTGGTGGTGTCGGTGCTCGTCCAGGCAATCGCACTCGGTCTGTTCGTACGGCTGCTGCGGGCCGAGCGGCACGCGGCACGTCCGCACGGCGTCTGACGGGCACCTTCGGCCGCCCCCGGCCCGGGCACTTTCCGGCCGGACCGCCCGCCGCCGCCGTGCCTCCGGCAGAATGCCCACCATGGAGACGGCCGAGCTGATCGAGCACCTGAGCACAGAGGGCCGGTTGCTGGCCGCTGCCGCCGAGGCCGCGGGGCCGGACGCGGCCGTACCGACCTGCCCCGGGTGGCGGATCGGGGACCTGCTGCGGCACACCGGCATGGTGCACCGCTGGGCGGCGGCCTTCGTGACCGAGCGGTACGCGGACCACCACCCGGCCGCCGGTGAGCCGGACCTGGACGGGACGGAGCTCCTGGAGTGGTTCCGGGAGGGACACGATCTGCTCGTGGCGGCGCTCGCCGAGGCCCCGGCCGACCTCGCCTGCTGGACCTTTCTACCGGCGCCCTCGCCTCTGGCCTTCTGGGCACGCCGCCAGGCCCACGAGACGGCCGTGCACCGCGTGGACGCCGAGTCGGCGCTCGGCGAGCCGGGTCCCGTAGCGGCGCGGGCCGCCGCCGACGGCATCGACGAGCTGCTGTGTGCGTTCCACGGTCGTCGGGGAAGCCGGATGAGGACCGACGTACCGAAGGTCCTGCGCGTGCGGACGACCGACACCGGCGACGTCTGGACCGTACGGCTGTCGGCCGAACCGCCGCGCACCGATCGCGCGTCGGAAGGATCCGCGGACTGCGAGCTGAGCGGTCCGGCAGGCCGCCTCCACCTCGTGCTGTGGAACCGGCTTCCGGTCACCGACGTGAGTCTGGACGGCGACGGGGGCCTCGCCCGGCTGTGGCGGGAGAAGTCCGCGATCACCTGGGCCTGAGTGCTCCCGGTCCGCGCCGCCGAGGACCGGCCGGGCCGGAGTCCTCCCCGGGTTCTCGCATCGGGCCGGAGCCCTCCCCGGCTTCTCGCGTCGGGCCGGATTCCTGCCCGCATCGCGGATCGGGCCGTCGGCGCCGCGCCGTGCGGCGGGCTCGGCCCGGGGCGGCCACCGGCCCTGCGGGCCCGGCACTCAAGGGGACTGGCGGTCCGTCAGCATCCGGGACAGCACCGCCCGCTGAAGCGGCTGCACCTCCGCGTGGCGCTCGCGTCCCTTGTCCGTGAGCACCACCCGTACTCCGCGCCGGTCCTCACTGCACATGCCGCGGGACACCAGGCCGTCCTTCTCCAGCCGGGCGACCAGCCGGGAGAGGGCGCTCTGGCTCAGATGCACGCGGGAGGCGAGCTCCTGCACCCGGTACGAACAGCCGCCGTCCTCGGCGGTCCCTTCGGCGAGCACGTCCAGGACCTCGAAGTCACTGGCGCCCAGTCCGTGCCGGTGGAACTCGCGGTCGAGCTCGCACATCGTCCGCGCATGCAGCGCGAGCACGTCACGCCATTCGTTCACGAGCGCACGCTCGGACTTCTCCGCGGCCATGACCGCACGTTAGCAGAAGTCGCCCACTTTGTTGCATAGGAATTAAATGCACTTGCATTCAATGCATGTGCATGTAGTGTCGCGTCCCATGACCTCTCCGACCGACGTCCCCACCTCACCGGAGCGCTGGACCCCGCGGCTGTGGGGCACCCTCCTCGTGCTCTGCGCCGCGATGTTCCTGGACGCTCTCGACGTCTCGATGGTGGGTGTCGCCCTGCCTTCCATCGCCACCGACCTGGGCCTGTCCACCGCGACGCTCCAATGGATCGTCAGCGGCTACATCCTCGGATACGGCGGGCTCCTGCTGCTCGGCGGCCGCGCGGCCGATCTGCTGGGCAGGCGCCGGGTCTTCCTGATCGCACTCGCCGTGTTCGCGCTCGCCTCGCTGCTCGGCGGGCTGGTGGACTCCGGGCCGCTGCTCATCGCCAGCCGCTTCGTCAAGGGCCTGAGCGCCGCGTTCACCGCACCCGCCGGACTGTCCATCATCACCACGACCTTCAAGGAGGGCCCGCAGCGCAACCGGGCCCTCGCGA
It contains:
- a CDS encoding TraR/DksA family transcriptional regulator encodes the protein MTDLSPDEPDLSAERRAARERLAADRAGTRERIDALNREYEGIVEANALVAVDDEHDPEGSSTAFERAHVAALLAQAREHLADLDLALDRLERGGYGRCETCGEPIPPERLEVRPAATTCVRCAATPRRR
- a CDS encoding SCO4225 family membrane protein, encoding MTLRFSNARRLPGLVRTAVASPASLAYLGVVVATAVFVAVDTLFVHHEDASLAGVWLFLLAAPAVFLFLIAGSLLGDGVAGSAWFLYPSLVVSVLVQAIALGLFVRLLRAERHAARPHGV
- a CDS encoding MarR family winged helix-turn-helix transcriptional regulator, whose amino-acid sequence is MAAEKSERALVNEWRDVLALHARTMCELDREFHRHGLGASDFEVLDVLAEGTAEDGGCSYRVQELASRVHLSQSALSRLVARLEKDGLVSRGMCSEDRRGVRVVLTDKGRERHAEVQPLQRAVLSRMLTDRQSP
- a CDS encoding MFS transporter, translated to MPLLNKPSSPLALSLSRLRIALTVFFALDGFLFAGWVVRIPAIKEQTGASASDLGLALLGVSAGAVVTMTLTGRLCARFGSHPLTVAAAVLLSLSIALPAQTHSALTLGLVLLVFGAAYGGINVAMNSAAVDLVAVLRRPVMPSFHAAFSLGGMIGAGLGGLVAAGLSPASHLLVLTVTGLVVTAVAGPVLLRHPSPTAHEGTGPAPSSGARGDDRAQLSGRTRRLVVVFGVIALCTAYGEGALADWGALHLEQDLGAHAGVAAAGYSLFALAMTAGRLSGTTLLERLGQTRTLVAGGLTAAVGMLLGSLAPTVWLALLGFAVTGLGLANIFPVAVARAGALAGPSGVATASTLGYGGMLLGPPAIGFLADWFSLPVALTTVAVLAAVAAVIGFAARRTPAVQDSARAESRRPASEPASAEPCRTVRR
- a CDS encoding ROK family protein is translated as MNGKVTSTRTRLERGRSALGPALELVHTGRAPTRAVLTSELGVTRATAGAVAAELEALGLIRVDSRPGAAAGSQGRPSHRLAVDEKGPVALAAQVHADGFRAALVGLGGTIVATAPGCVTVSADPAQVLGEVVHAGAELLKESGRHCVGAGLAVPSAVAEPEGTALNPLHLAWPAGVPVRDIFADCVRAAGVTGPAFTGNDVNLAALAEHRHGAGRGAQHLLCVATGHRGVGGALVLDGRLHTGSSGLALEVGHLTVNPEGRACHCGSRGCLDVEADPLAFLTAAGRAPGPEVSLLQQSRDLLRTEYGDPTVRAAAEEIVDRLGLGLAGLVNILNPDRIILGGLHRELLDADPERLRAVVADRSLWGRSGSVPILPCTLDHNSLVGAAELAWQPVLDDPLTVLAQRVP
- a CDS encoding maleylpyruvate isomerase family mycothiol-dependent enzyme; the protein is METAELIEHLSTEGRLLAAAAEAAGPDAAVPTCPGWRIGDLLRHTGMVHRWAAAFVTERYADHHPAAGEPDLDGTELLEWFREGHDLLVAALAEAPADLACWTFLPAPSPLAFWARRQAHETAVHRVDAESALGEPGPVAARAAADGIDELLCAFHGRRGSRMRTDVPKVLRVRTTDTGDVWTVRLSAEPPRTDRASEGSADCELSGPAGRLHLVLWNRLPVTDVSLDGDGGLARLWREKSAITWA